Proteins from a genomic interval of Bradysia coprophila strain Holo2 chromosome X, BU_Bcop_v1, whole genome shotgun sequence:
- the LOC119080974 gene encoding 28S ribosomal protein L42, mitochondrial, with protein sequence MNFLAQLKLFCRNSGLHLIKSYSSKTATGHLSLVDKIALTDDGKTFVAWHPTKEFPYEFTRPIPVSEQRDRSAVIKESALNTAMQAFHNKHPVLARQELERITFTTKHRWFPRARDKKAKKTPMDRPYL encoded by the coding sequence ATGAATTTCTTGGCACAATTAAAACTATTTTGCCGAAATAGTGGCCTTCATCTCATCAAATCATATTCGTCAAAAACAGCAACCGGTCATTTATCACTGGTGGACAAAATTGCACTCACCGACGATGGGAAAACTTTCGTTGCCTGGCATCCGACCAAGGAGTTTCCGTATGAATTTACACGGCCGATACCCGTCAGcgagcaacgtgatcgatcagcGGTTATCAAAGAAAGTGCATTAAACACAGCCATGCAGGCATTTCACAATAAACATCCGGTTCTGGCTCGCCAGGAATTAGAACGAATTACGTTCACAACGAAGCATCGCTGGTTTCCACGGGCTAGAGACAAGAAAGCCAAGAAAACGCCAATGGATCGACCGTATTTGTAG